One Actinospica robiniae DSM 44927 genomic region harbors:
- a CDS encoding SCO1664 family protein has translation MNETAGPGAPTGSADEVATVDVERVLREGELTVEGRLTEASNATLYCRVELDGVGFPCVYKPVAGERPLHDFPDGTLAARELAAYAVSEAAGWHLVPRTVERDGPFGRGMCQQWIEETDLSAAVTVLTDPPTDVTRQWCPILAVQLSDGSDGLLAHHGGPELRRIALFDAIVNNADRKGGHLLPLPDGRVLGIDHGLTFHAEDKLRTLLWGFADEPLSEQERGELGRLREDAGLAGQLAALLSPGELEAFRERIDQLLAEGVLPGPDGRMRPVPWPPI, from the coding sequence GTGAACGAGACCGCCGGGCCGGGCGCACCGACCGGATCAGCCGACGAGGTGGCGACCGTGGACGTCGAACGCGTGCTGCGCGAGGGCGAGCTGACGGTCGAGGGCCGGCTCACCGAGGCGTCGAACGCCACCCTCTACTGCCGGGTCGAGCTCGACGGCGTCGGCTTCCCCTGCGTCTACAAGCCGGTGGCCGGGGAACGGCCGCTGCACGACTTCCCGGACGGCACCCTGGCCGCGCGCGAGCTGGCCGCGTACGCGGTGAGCGAGGCGGCCGGCTGGCACCTGGTGCCGCGCACGGTCGAGCGCGACGGCCCGTTCGGCCGCGGCATGTGCCAGCAGTGGATCGAGGAGACGGACCTGTCCGCCGCGGTCACCGTGCTGACCGATCCGCCCACGGACGTCACGCGCCAGTGGTGCCCGATCCTGGCCGTGCAGCTGTCCGACGGCTCCGACGGCCTGCTCGCCCACCACGGCGGGCCCGAGCTGCGGCGGATCGCCCTGTTCGACGCGATCGTCAACAACGCCGACCGCAAGGGCGGCCACCTGCTGCCGCTGCCGGACGGCCGGGTCCTGGGCATCGACCACGGCCTGACCTTCCACGCCGAGGACAAGCTGCGCACGCTGCTGTGGGGCTTCGCCGACGAGCCGCTCTCGGAGCAGGAGCGGGGCGAACTCGGCCGACTGCGCGAGGACGCCGGCCTCGCCGGGCAGCTGGCCGCGCTGCTCTCGCCGGGTGAGCTCGAGGCCTTCCGCGAGCGCATCGACCAGCTGCTCGCCGAGGGCGTGCTGCCGGGCCCGGACGGCCGGATGCGCCCGGTGCCCTGGCCGCCGATCTGA
- the mshC gene encoding cysteine--1-D-myo-inosityl 2-amino-2-deoxy-alpha-D-glucopyranoside ligase yields the protein MDAWPTSHLPKLPGFGHLPRLHDTSTGALAATPARPAEDGPARIYVCGITPYDATHLGHAATYLAFDLVQRAWLDAGYDVRYVQNVTDVDDPLLERAERDQDDWQVLAMRETALFREDMTALRILPPYRYIGAVESIPLVVALVQRLLESGAAYRVDDDVYFDVHAEPDFGAVSGLEPGLREKIFGERGGDPDRPGKRHPLDCLLWQAKRPGEPSWATPLGEGRPGWHIECAAIALEYLGSGIDVQGGGSDLAFPHHEMGAAEAQVVTGERPFAHTYVHAGMVGLDGEKMSKSRGNLVFVSKLRAAGHDPMAIRLALLAHHYRNDWEWTGQDLERAEARLERWRRAVSRPDAPSADALLEQLRERLADDLDAPGALAAMDVWAESALAAPVGEAFDSGAPGLAARAVDALLGVAL from the coding sequence ATGGATGCCTGGCCTACTTCCCACCTGCCGAAACTGCCCGGTTTCGGGCACCTGCCGCGCCTGCACGACACCTCCACCGGCGCGCTCGCCGCGACCCCGGCCCGTCCCGCCGAGGACGGCCCGGCCAGGATCTACGTGTGCGGCATCACCCCGTACGACGCCACCCACCTCGGCCACGCCGCCACCTACCTGGCCTTCGACCTGGTCCAGCGGGCCTGGCTGGACGCCGGGTACGACGTGCGTTACGTGCAGAACGTCACCGACGTCGACGATCCGCTGCTCGAGCGGGCCGAGCGCGACCAGGACGACTGGCAGGTGCTCGCGATGCGCGAGACGGCGCTGTTCCGCGAGGACATGACGGCGCTGCGGATCCTGCCGCCGTACCGCTACATCGGCGCCGTCGAGTCGATCCCGCTGGTGGTGGCGCTGGTGCAGCGGCTGCTCGAGTCCGGCGCGGCCTACCGGGTGGACGATGACGTGTACTTCGACGTGCACGCCGAGCCCGACTTCGGCGCGGTCTCGGGGCTCGAGCCGGGTCTGCGCGAGAAGATCTTCGGCGAGCGCGGCGGCGACCCGGACCGCCCGGGCAAGCGCCACCCGCTCGACTGCCTGCTCTGGCAGGCCAAGCGGCCCGGCGAGCCGTCCTGGGCCACGCCGCTGGGGGAGGGCCGGCCCGGCTGGCACATCGAGTGCGCCGCGATCGCCCTCGAGTACCTCGGCAGCGGCATCGACGTGCAGGGCGGCGGCAGCGACCTGGCCTTCCCGCACCACGAGATGGGCGCGGCCGAGGCCCAGGTCGTCACCGGCGAGCGGCCCTTCGCGCACACCTACGTGCACGCCGGGATGGTCGGGCTGGACGGCGAGAAGATGTCGAAGTCGCGCGGCAACCTGGTGTTCGTCTCCAAGCTGCGCGCGGCCGGGCACGACCCGATGGCGATCCGGCTGGCGCTGCTCGCCCACCACTACCGCAACGACTGGGAGTGGACCGGGCAGGACCTCGAGCGGGCCGAGGCCCGGCTCGAGCGCTGGCGCCGCGCGGTGAGCCGGCCGGACGCGCCGTCCGCCGACGCCCTGCTCGAGCAGCTGCGCGAGCGCCTCGCCGACGATCTCGACGCGCCCGGCGCGCTGGCCGCGATGGACGTCTGGGCCGAGTCCGCGCTCGCCGCCCCGGTCGGCGAGGCCTTCGACAGCGGCGCGCCGGGGCTGGCCGCGCGCGCGGTGGACGCCCTGCTCGGCGTCGCGCTCTGA
- a CDS encoding Rrf2 family transcriptional regulator, which yields MRLTKFTDLSLRAVMRLAVASQDALTTREVSEVMDVPYTHMAKAISRLQHLGVVRTRRGRGGGLELTALGRQATVGWLVRQLEGDEEVVACEGDPPCPLRAACRLRGALREAQRAFYAELDRITVADLVASPTGPALVGLGGTRRSA from the coding sequence GTGAGGTTGACGAAGTTCACCGACTTGTCGCTGCGGGCCGTGATGCGCCTCGCCGTGGCGTCGCAGGACGCGTTGACCACGCGCGAGGTCTCCGAGGTCATGGACGTGCCCTACACGCACATGGCCAAGGCGATCAGCAGGCTGCAGCACCTGGGCGTCGTGCGCACCCGGCGCGGCCGCGGCGGCGGGCTCGAGCTCACCGCCCTCGGCCGCCAGGCGACCGTGGGCTGGCTGGTCCGGCAGCTCGAAGGGGACGAGGAAGTGGTGGCCTGCGAAGGCGACCCGCCGTGTCCGCTGCGGGCCGCCTGCCGGCTGCGCGGCGCGCTGCGCGAGGCGCAGCGGGCCTTCTACGCCGAACTCGACCGGATCACCGTGGCCGACCTGGTGGCCTCGCCCACCGGTCCCGCCCTGGTGGGCCTGGGCGGAACACGCCGGTCCGCCTGA
- a CDS encoding globin domain-containing protein, translated as MALTLSEQSAPVIRATLPAVGAAVETITDLFYRKLFEAHPDLLTDLFNRGNQANGEQRRALAGAVAGFAAALVNNPETPPAAMLSRIAHKHVSLGISAEQYKIVHRHLFAAIGEVLGAAVTPEVAAAWDEVYWLMAETLIGLEAGLYQSAGVAEGEVWQSMEIAERLEQTPDAITLVLRRPDGAPAGPFRPGQYISVQIPLPDGARQIRQYSLSAAPGRDDWRITVKRVPAEAAAPAGEVSAHLHAHARPGDLLTVSVPGGDLVLAEGDGPVLLASAGIGVTPMLAMLYHLAETGSARAVTVLHADRTPADHAHEADQRRLVAALPGADLRLWYETAPDGLPEGAELGRADLAAIDVPEGVTAYLCGPLPFMRAVRAGLIERGVPAESIHYEVFGPDLWLGN; from the coding sequence ATGGCTCTCACGCTCTCCGAACAGTCCGCCCCGGTCATCCGGGCCACCCTGCCCGCCGTCGGCGCGGCCGTGGAGACCATCACCGACCTGTTCTACCGGAAGCTGTTCGAGGCCCACCCGGACCTGCTCACCGACCTGTTCAACCGGGGCAACCAGGCCAACGGCGAGCAGCGCCGGGCGCTGGCCGGAGCGGTGGCCGGCTTCGCGGCGGCGCTGGTGAACAACCCGGAGACGCCGCCGGCGGCGATGCTCTCGCGGATCGCGCACAAGCACGTCTCCCTCGGCATCTCCGCCGAGCAGTACAAGATCGTGCACCGGCACCTGTTCGCCGCCATCGGCGAGGTGCTCGGCGCGGCCGTCACCCCCGAGGTCGCCGCCGCCTGGGACGAGGTCTACTGGCTGATGGCCGAGACCCTGATCGGGCTCGAGGCCGGGCTCTACCAGAGCGCCGGCGTCGCCGAGGGCGAGGTCTGGCAGAGCATGGAGATCGCCGAGCGGCTGGAGCAGACGCCGGACGCGATCACGCTCGTGCTGCGCCGTCCCGACGGCGCGCCGGCCGGCCCGTTCCGCCCCGGCCAGTACATCAGCGTCCAGATCCCGCTGCCCGACGGCGCCCGCCAGATCCGCCAGTACAGCCTCTCGGCCGCGCCAGGGCGGGATGACTGGCGGATCACGGTCAAGCGGGTGCCGGCCGAGGCCGCCGCTCCCGCCGGCGAGGTCTCCGCGCACCTGCACGCGCACGCCCGCCCCGGCGACCTGCTCACCGTCTCCGTCCCCGGCGGCGACCTGGTGCTGGCCGAGGGCGACGGCCCGGTGCTACTGGCCTCCGCCGGGATCGGCGTCACCCCGATGCTGGCGATGCTCTACCACCTGGCCGAGACCGGCTCGGCCCGCGCCGTCACCGTGCTGCACGCCGACCGCACCCCGGCCGACCACGCGCACGAAGCCGACCAGCGTCGCCTCGTCGCCGCCCTCCCCGGCGCCGACCTGCGCCTCTGGTACGAAACCGCCCCCGACGGCCTGCCCGAGGGCGCCGAACTCGGCCGCGCCGACCTCGCCGCGATCGACGTGCCCGAAGGCGTCACCGCCTACCTCTGCGGCCCGCTGCCCTTCATGCGCGCCGTCCGGGCCGGCCTGATCGAGCGCGGAGTGCCCGCCGAGTCCATCCACTACGAGGTCTTCGGCCCCGACCTCTGGCTCGGCAACTGA
- a CDS encoding PAC2 family protein: MIELEELPELVDPVMIAAFEGWNDAADAASNAVRHLAEVLDADLFGAMDAEDYYDFQVNRPTLALTEDGERELVWPTTRFSVARVPAATHPESPEQGPAVRDVVLVHGIEPNMRWQSFAEELFDLARDLGVTTVVVLGALLADVPHTRPVPVSGSSGDPDLCAAHGLEQPTYQGPTGINGVLQEMARQEEIPMASFWAAVPHYVAQAPCPKATLALIRRLEDVLDLTIPVGDLPQEAQDWENGVDELAGEDSEVAEYVRSLEEAKDTAELPEASGEAIALEFERYLRRHERRRRGGGVAGEDGPTTGN; encoded by the coding sequence TTGATCGAGCTCGAGGAACTGCCCGAGCTGGTCGACCCGGTGATGATCGCGGCCTTCGAGGGCTGGAACGACGCCGCGGACGCGGCCTCGAACGCCGTGCGCCATCTGGCCGAGGTACTCGACGCCGACCTGTTCGGCGCGATGGACGCCGAGGATTATTACGACTTCCAGGTCAACCGGCCGACCCTGGCGCTGACCGAGGACGGCGAGCGCGAGCTGGTCTGGCCCACCACCCGGTTCTCGGTGGCGCGGGTTCCGGCCGCGACCCATCCCGAGTCGCCGGAGCAGGGTCCGGCGGTGCGCGACGTGGTGCTGGTGCACGGCATCGAGCCGAACATGCGCTGGCAGTCCTTCGCCGAAGAGCTCTTCGACCTGGCCCGGGATCTCGGGGTGACCACGGTGGTGGTGCTCGGGGCGCTGCTCGCGGACGTGCCGCACACCCGGCCGGTGCCGGTCTCCGGCTCCTCCGGGGACCCGGACCTGTGCGCGGCGCACGGCCTGGAGCAGCCGACCTACCAGGGGCCGACCGGGATCAACGGGGTGCTGCAGGAGATGGCCCGGCAGGAGGAGATCCCGATGGCCTCGTTCTGGGCCGCGGTGCCGCACTACGTGGCCCAGGCGCCCTGCCCGAAGGCCACCCTGGCGCTGATCCGCCGGCTCGAGGACGTGCTGGACCTGACCATCCCGGTGGGCGATCTGCCGCAGGAGGCGCAGGACTGGGAGAACGGGGTGGACGAGCTGGCCGGCGAGGACAGCGAGGTCGCCGAGTACGTGCGCAGCCTCGAGGAGGCGAAGGACACCGCGGAGCTGCCCGAGGCCAGCGGCGAGGCGATCGCGCTGGAGTTCGAGCGCTACCTGCGCCGGCACGAGCGACGCAGGCGCGGCGGTGGCGTGGCCGGCGAAGACGGCCCCACGACGGGGAACTGA
- the metH gene encoding methionine synthase → MSSSRAASLRQALTERVVIADGAMGSMLQQVELTLDDFQGHEGCNEILNVSRPDVVRSIHDAYFAAGIDCVETNTFGTNRTALGEYGLEGRIFELAEAAVRIARESADSFATPERPRWVLGSAGGGTKLPSLRHIPFAAVRDGYQAQVEGMIAGGVDAVLVETSQDLLQAKAAVIGAKRAMAAAGVDLPLIVSVTVETTGVMLLGSEIGAALTSLEPLGIDVIGLNCATGPGQYGEHLRHLAKYAQIGLSCMPNAGLPVLTKDGSYYPLTPEEFTDAQAQFIADYGVNLVGGCCGTTPEHLRQLVERVHGSVPPAREPRPEPAAASLYQSVPFRQDASYLAIGERTNANGSKAFREAMIAEDWDACVEIARGQIRDGAHLLDLCVDYVGRDGVADMTELAGRFATASTLPIVLDSTEPPVLQAGLECLGGRAVLNSVNYEDGDGPDSRFAKIMRLAAEHGAGVVALTIDEQGQARTAEKKVEIAERLIEDITGNWGVPESAILVDCLTFTIGSGLEESRRDGLETIEAIRELKRRHPDVQTTLGLSNISFGLNPAARQALNSVFLHECSEAGLDSAIVHASKILPINRIPQEQRDAALDLIYDRRAEGYDPLSHLLDLFQGVSAASSKETRAQELAAMPLEERLQARIVDGERQGLEADLDEALDARPALEIVNEVLLKGMKTVGELFGSGQMQLPFVLQSAEVMKAAVAHLEPHMEKTDSSGKATIVLATVKGDVHDIGKNLVDIILTNNGYTVVNIGIKQPIQAILDAAEEHKADAIGMSGLLVKSTVVMKENLQEMNARGVAARWPVLLGGAALTRAYVEQDLAEVYQGEVRYARDAFEGLRLMDAVAAIKTGAPGAALPARRERRVAGAGARLQVTEPDEMPARSDVAVDNPIPTPPFWGNRVIRGIQLNDYASWLDERATFLGQWGLRASRGGDGPSYEELVETEGRPRLRMWLDRLHTENLLEAAVVYGFFPAVSKGDDLIVLDEAGGERTRFTFPRQRRDRHLCLSDFFRPAESPDGPDVVGFQLVTVGPRIAQETAKLFEANAYREYMELHGLSVQLTEALAEYWHARVRAELGFKSQDPATIDGMLKLEYRGARFSLGYGACPDLEDRAKIVDLLEAHRIGVELSEEFQLHPEQSTDAIVVHHPEAKYFNA, encoded by the coding sequence ATGAGCAGCAGCCGCGCCGCATCGCTCCGACAGGCGCTCACCGAGCGCGTCGTGATCGCCGACGGAGCCATGGGCTCCATGCTCCAGCAGGTCGAGCTGACCCTCGACGACTTCCAGGGACACGAGGGCTGCAACGAGATCCTCAACGTCTCGCGGCCCGACGTGGTCCGCTCGATCCACGACGCCTACTTCGCCGCCGGGATCGACTGCGTCGAGACCAACACCTTCGGCACCAACCGGACCGCGCTCGGCGAGTACGGGCTCGAGGGCCGGATCTTCGAGCTCGCCGAGGCCGCGGTCCGCATCGCCCGGGAGTCCGCCGACTCCTTCGCCACGCCGGAACGGCCGCGCTGGGTGCTCGGCTCGGCCGGCGGCGGCACGAAGCTGCCCTCGCTGCGCCACATCCCCTTCGCCGCGGTCCGCGACGGCTACCAGGCGCAGGTCGAGGGCATGATCGCCGGCGGCGTGGACGCCGTGCTGGTGGAGACCAGCCAGGACCTGCTGCAGGCCAAGGCCGCCGTCATCGGCGCCAAGCGCGCGATGGCCGCCGCCGGGGTGGACCTGCCGCTGATCGTCTCGGTGACGGTCGAGACGACCGGCGTGATGCTGCTCGGCTCCGAGATCGGCGCCGCGCTCACCTCGCTCGAGCCGCTCGGCATCGACGTGATCGGCCTCAACTGCGCCACCGGCCCCGGCCAGTACGGCGAGCACCTGCGGCACCTGGCCAAGTACGCGCAGATCGGCCTGTCCTGCATGCCGAACGCGGGTCTGCCGGTGCTCACCAAGGACGGCTCCTACTACCCGCTGACGCCGGAGGAGTTCACCGACGCGCAGGCGCAGTTCATCGCGGACTACGGGGTGAACCTGGTCGGCGGCTGCTGCGGCACCACGCCCGAGCACCTGCGCCAGCTGGTCGAGCGCGTGCACGGCTCCGTCCCGCCCGCCCGCGAGCCGCGGCCCGAGCCGGCCGCCGCCTCGCTCTACCAGTCGGTGCCCTTCCGCCAGGACGCCTCCTACCTGGCGATCGGCGAGCGCACCAACGCCAACGGCTCCAAGGCCTTCCGCGAGGCGATGATCGCCGAGGACTGGGACGCCTGCGTGGAGATCGCCCGCGGCCAGATCCGCGACGGCGCGCACCTGCTGGACCTGTGCGTGGACTACGTCGGCCGCGACGGCGTGGCCGACATGACCGAACTGGCCGGGCGCTTCGCCACGGCCTCCACCCTGCCGATCGTGCTCGACTCCACCGAGCCCCCGGTGCTGCAGGCCGGGCTCGAGTGCCTCGGCGGCCGGGCCGTGCTCAACTCGGTGAACTACGAGGACGGCGACGGGCCGGACTCGCGCTTCGCCAAGATCATGCGGCTCGCGGCCGAGCACGGCGCCGGCGTCGTGGCGCTGACCATCGACGAGCAGGGCCAGGCGCGCACCGCCGAGAAGAAGGTGGAGATCGCCGAGCGCCTGATCGAGGACATCACCGGCAACTGGGGCGTGCCCGAGTCGGCGATCCTGGTCGACTGCCTGACCTTCACCATCGGCAGCGGCCTGGAGGAGTCCCGCCGCGACGGCCTGGAGACGATCGAGGCCATCCGCGAGCTCAAGCGCCGGCACCCGGACGTGCAGACCACGCTCGGCCTGTCGAACATCTCCTTCGGCCTGAACCCGGCGGCCCGCCAGGCGCTCAACTCGGTCTTCCTGCACGAGTGCAGCGAGGCCGGGCTGGACTCCGCGATCGTGCACGCCTCGAAGATCCTGCCGATCAACCGGATCCCGCAGGAGCAGCGCGACGCCGCGCTCGACCTGATCTACGACCGGCGTGCCGAGGGCTACGACCCGCTCTCGCACCTGCTGGACCTGTTCCAGGGCGTCTCGGCCGCCTCGTCCAAGGAGACCCGCGCCCAGGAGCTGGCCGCGATGCCGCTCGAGGAGCGGCTGCAGGCGCGCATCGTGGACGGCGAGCGCCAGGGCCTCGAGGCGGACCTCGACGAGGCGCTCGATGCCCGCCCGGCGCTGGAGATCGTCAACGAGGTGCTGCTCAAGGGTATGAAGACGGTCGGCGAGCTGTTCGGCTCCGGCCAGATGCAGCTGCCGTTCGTGCTCCAGTCGGCCGAGGTGATGAAGGCGGCGGTGGCCCACCTCGAGCCGCACATGGAGAAGACCGACTCCTCCGGCAAGGCCACGATCGTGCTGGCCACGGTCAAGGGCGATGTGCACGACATCGGCAAGAACCTGGTCGACATCATCCTGACGAACAACGGCTACACCGTCGTCAACATCGGTATCAAGCAGCCGATCCAGGCGATCCTGGACGCCGCCGAGGAGCACAAGGCGGACGCCATCGGCATGTCCGGCCTGCTGGTGAAGTCCACGGTGGTGATGAAGGAGAACCTCCAGGAGATGAACGCCCGCGGGGTGGCCGCGCGCTGGCCCGTGCTGCTCGGCGGCGCCGCGTTGACCAGGGCGTACGTCGAGCAGGACCTCGCCGAGGTGTACCAGGGCGAGGTGCGCTACGCCCGCGACGCGTTCGAGGGCCTGCGGCTGATGGACGCGGTCGCCGCGATCAAGACCGGCGCGCCCGGCGCCGCGCTCCCGGCCCGCCGGGAGCGGCGGGTGGCCGGGGCCGGCGCACGGCTGCAGGTGACCGAGCCGGACGAGATGCCGGCCCGCTCGGACGTCGCCGTGGACAACCCGATCCCGACGCCGCCGTTCTGGGGCAACCGCGTGATCCGCGGCATCCAGCTCAACGATTACGCGTCCTGGCTCGACGAGCGCGCCACCTTCCTCGGCCAGTGGGGCCTGCGGGCCTCCCGCGGCGGCGACGGGCCCTCGTACGAGGAGCTGGTGGAGACCGAGGGACGGCCGCGGCTGCGGATGTGGCTGGACCGGCTGCACACCGAGAACCTGCTCGAGGCGGCCGTGGTCTACGGCTTCTTCCCGGCCGTGTCCAAGGGCGACGACCTGATCGTGCTGGACGAGGCCGGCGGCGAGCGGACCCGCTTCACCTTCCCGCGCCAGCGCCGGGACCGGCACCTGTGCCTGTCCGACTTCTTCCGTCCGGCCGAGAGCCCCGACGGCCCCGACGTGGTCGGCTTCCAGCTGGTCACGGTGGGCCCGCGGATCGCGCAGGAGACGGCGAAGCTGTTCGAGGCCAACGCCTATCGCGAGTACATGGAGCTGCACGGCCTGTCCGTGCAGCTGACCGAGGCGCTCGCGGAGTACTGGCACGCGCGGGTGCGCGCCGAGCTCGGCTTCAAGTCGCAGGACCCGGCGACGATCGACGGCATGCTCAAGCTCGAATACCGCGGCGCCCGCTTCTCGCTCGGCTACGGGGCCTGCCCGGACCTCGAGGACCGGGCCAAGATCGTGGACCTGCTCGAGGCGCACCGGATCGGCGTCGAGCTGTCCGAGGAGTTCCAGCTGCACCCCGAGCAGTCCACCGACGCCATCGTCGTCCACCACCCGGAAGCGAAGTATTTCAATGCCTGA
- a CDS encoding HAD family hydrolase: MPEPTAVLFDMDGTLIDSEPVWFETEVALLAELGYELGPEHWPYVLGQPNEVACKYLLGVSGLPLTWQELSSRIEAAMVPILSQGAELLPGAKELLVELAAAGVPTALVSASPRSIVDACLGGIGADFFRHTVSGNDVVRSKPDPEPYLLAARLLGVAPEECVVIEDSPIGTASGVAAGCRVLSVPHADTVIAHHPRVTRAATLEGVDLAFLAAL, encoded by the coding sequence ATGCCTGAGCCGACCGCCGTGCTGTTCGACATGGACGGCACCCTGATCGACTCCGAGCCTGTGTGGTTCGAGACCGAGGTGGCGCTGCTGGCCGAGCTCGGCTACGAGCTCGGCCCGGAGCACTGGCCGTACGTGCTCGGGCAGCCGAACGAGGTCGCCTGCAAGTACCTGCTCGGCGTCAGCGGCCTGCCGCTGACCTGGCAGGAGCTGAGCAGCCGGATCGAGGCGGCCATGGTGCCGATCCTGTCGCAGGGGGCGGAGCTGCTGCCCGGCGCGAAGGAGCTGCTGGTGGAGCTGGCCGCGGCCGGCGTGCCCACGGCGCTGGTCTCCGCCTCGCCCCGCAGCATCGTCGACGCCTGCCTCGGCGGCATCGGCGCGGACTTCTTCCGGCACACCGTCTCCGGCAACGACGTGGTCCGCTCCAAGCCGGACCCGGAGCCCTACCTGCTCGCGGCCCGGCTGCTCGGGGTGGCGCCGGAGGAGTGCGTGGTGATCGAGGACTCGCCGATCGGCACGGCCTCGGGCGTCGCGGCCGGCTGCCGGGTGCTGTCCGTGCCGCACGCCGACACGGTCATCGCGCACCATCCCCGGGTGACCAGGGCGGCCACCCTGGAAGGGGTCGACCTCGCCTTCCTGGCCGCGCTCTAG
- a CDS encoding DMT family transporter — MSTTVVAVVLGSAVLHAFWNALAHTARDRLTAIALIAVASGGASVLLLPFLRPPAHAVWPWILASGLLQGLYNFGLVLAYRLGDFGRMYPLARGTSPLVVALVATFVVGQPMSVPEAAGIGVVSAGLLALAFSDGIPTRADLPAVCAAVGTGLVIASYTVVDGVAVRRSGSVLGYSCWTFLLSAIFVLIGVTAIRRSRLLPSLREDTARGLTGGLVAMTAYTLVLWAQTRGGLAEVATLRETSILIGAGIGALVLKEGFGRIRMAASAGVVLGIVLIAR, encoded by the coding sequence GTGTCGACGACGGTGGTGGCGGTGGTGCTCGGTTCCGCGGTGCTGCACGCGTTCTGGAACGCGCTCGCGCACACGGCCAGGGACCGGCTCACCGCCATCGCGCTGATCGCGGTGGCCTCCGGCGGCGCCTCCGTGCTGCTGCTGCCGTTCCTGCGCCCCCCGGCGCACGCGGTCTGGCCCTGGATCCTCGCCTCCGGCCTGCTCCAGGGGCTGTACAACTTCGGCCTCGTCCTCGCCTACCGGCTCGGCGACTTCGGCCGGATGTACCCGCTGGCCCGCGGCACCTCGCCGCTGGTGGTCGCGCTGGTGGCCACGTTCGTGGTCGGCCAGCCGATGTCAGTGCCCGAAGCCGCCGGCATCGGCGTGGTCAGCGCGGGCCTGCTCGCCCTGGCCTTCTCCGACGGCATACCCACCCGGGCCGACCTGCCCGCCGTCTGCGCGGCCGTCGGCACCGGCCTGGTGATCGCGAGCTACACCGTGGTCGACGGCGTGGCCGTGCGCAGGTCCGGCAGCGTCCTGGGATACTCCTGCTGGACCTTCCTGCTCTCCGCGATATTCGTGCTGATCGGCGTCACGGCCATCCGCCGAAGCAGGCTCCTGCCGTCCCTGCGCGAGGACACCGCGCGCGGGCTCACCGGCGGCCTCGTCGCCATGACCGCCTACACGCTGGTGCTGTGGGCGCAGACCCGCGGCGGCCTGGCCGAGGTGGCCACGCTGCGTGAAACCAGCATCCTGATCGGCGCGGGCATCGGCGCGCTGGTGCTCAAGGAGGGTTTCGGCCGCATCCGGATGGCCGCCTCGGCCGGCGTCGTCCTCGGCATCGTGCTCATCGCCCGGTGA
- a CDS encoding RecB family exonuclease — translation MGELGFEAVAVTEEATAGVAPGTADGALFDAGPGAVGADDSALFDAGREFSRGVVKLPAALSPSRAGDFQQCPLLYRLRVVDKVPEPPNAAATKGTLVHAVLERLFDLPAGRRTPAEAVELLRPQWEKLLSQRPELGGLFAAEEERAAWLAEAESLLGTYFTLEDPNRLEPAQRELFVRAPMGEGEDRLLLRGFVDRLDVAPNGLLRVVDYKTGKAPPPGYEEKTLFQMKFYALVLWKARGVVPKRLQLLFLGNGEVLTYDPSEADLLAAERKIAGIWASIRQAAESKQWKPKPSKLCGWCSFRELCPAQGGVEPPVPEVRIGKAD, via the coding sequence ATGGGTGAGCTTGGGTTCGAGGCGGTCGCGGTGACCGAGGAGGCGACCGCCGGCGTCGCGCCGGGCACGGCCGACGGCGCGCTGTTCGACGCGGGTCCCGGTGCTGTGGGGGCAGATGACAGCGCGCTGTTCGACGCCGGGCGGGAGTTCTCCAGGGGAGTGGTCAAGCTGCCGGCCGCGCTCTCGCCGTCGCGCGCGGGCGACTTCCAGCAGTGCCCGCTGCTCTACCGGCTGCGGGTGGTGGACAAGGTGCCCGAGCCGCCGAACGCCGCGGCCACCAAGGGCACGCTGGTCCACGCGGTGCTCGAGCGGCTCTTCGACCTCCCGGCCGGCCGGCGCACCCCGGCCGAGGCAGTGGAGCTGCTGCGGCCGCAGTGGGAGAAGCTGCTCTCCCAGCGTCCCGAGCTCGGCGGCCTGTTCGCGGCCGAGGAGGAGCGCGCGGCCTGGCTGGCCGAGGCGGAGTCGCTGCTCGGCACCTATTTCACGCTGGAGGACCCGAACCGGCTCGAGCCGGCCCAGCGCGAGCTGTTCGTGCGGGCGCCGATGGGCGAGGGCGAGGACCGGCTGCTGCTGCGCGGCTTCGTGGACCGGCTCGACGTCGCGCCCAACGGGCTGCTTCGGGTGGTGGACTACAAGACCGGCAAGGCCCCGCCGCCCGGGTACGAGGAGAAGACGCTCTTCCAGATGAAGTTCTACGCGCTCGTGCTGTGGAAGGCGCGCGGCGTGGTGCCCAAGCGGCTGCAGCTGCTGTTCCTGGGCAACGGCGAGGTGCTCACCTACGACCCGAGCGAGGCCGACCTGCTCGCGGCGGAGCGCAAGATCGCCGGCATCTGGGCCTCGATCCGGCAGGCGGCCGAGAGCAAGCAGTGGAAGCCCAAGCCGTCGAAGCTGTGCGGCTGGTGCAGCTTCCGCGAACTGTGCCCGGCGCAGGGCGGAGTCGAGCCGCCGGTGCCCGAAGTGCGGATCGGCAAGGCGGACTGA